One Kazachstania africana CBS 2517 chromosome 5, complete genome DNA window includes the following coding sequences:
- the IPA1 gene encoding putative polyadenylation protein (similar to Saccharomyces cerevisiae YJR141W; ancestral locus Anc_4.376) translates to MKYLCEYLPRIGIISVVLEGVYSVKVESVAERELTLQVVDEGTEDAHMTKIELPDKAIYNESVSQFKKGSQAEFVLRLNAKAADYTDKYDALIASSVEKWSKKDLLQYSGFSLRCKKCKHPVIDNSNCKKLNEMPSEFWMEFMDYWHCHKPTINDDKGNGVLLGKYNSLAPLKYEILVGGSYFLGVAETFQDRVEYDSDNLVCATCHNNLGQVTFEKLLRLHKWELLLETSDTSESFAPSNDILLSLLNQVSGTSGRHVLLRCKDVQLLVWTFAIDVGATLTDGKVLINAMKLLYTDDDDEIEIVRRRQNIDEIQTLPVPFYSFMNELRSSTELLPSICRRMNFWEVGYLQLSSGIEFL, encoded by the coding sequence ATGAAGTATTTGTGTGAGTATTTACCAAGAATTGGGATCATATCAGTTGTGCTGGAAGGAGTCTACAGCGTCAAGGTAGAAAGCGTAGCGGAAAGAGAATTAACGTTGCAAGTAGTCGATGAGGGAACAGAAGATGCTCATATGACAAAGATAGAGCTTCCTGATAAGGCAATTTACAATGAAAGTGTCTCTCAGTTCAAAAAAGGGAGCCAAGCTGAGTTTGTGCTTCGACTAAACGCTAAAGCGGCTGACTACACAGACAAATACGATGCATTAATTGCTTCATCAGTAGAAAAATGGTCCAAAAAAGATTTGTTACAATACTCTGGGTTCTCTTTGAGATGTAAAAAGTGTAAGCACCCAGTTATTGACAACTCTAACTGCAAGAAACTGAATGAAATGCCCTCAGAATTCTGGATGGAATTTATGGACTATTGGCATTGCCACAAACCTACAATCAACGACGATAAAGGGAATGGTGTTCTCCTGGGGAAATATAATTCATTAGCCCCGTTAAAATATGAAATATTGGTAGGTGGATCGTACTTCTTAGGTGTAGCTGAAACATTCCAAGATAGAGTTGAATATGATTCGGATAATCTAGTTTGTGCAACATGCCACAACAATTTGGGGCAAGTAACCTTTGAAAAACTGCTCAGGCTTCATAAATGGGAATTATTGCTGGAAACCAGTGATACTTCCGAAAGTTTCGCTCCATCCAATGATATTTTACTATCTCTGCTTAATCAAGTAAGCGGAACATCGGGACGCCATGTTCTTCTACGATGTAAGGACGTACAGCTTTTGGTCTGGACCTTTGCCATTGACGTCGGGGCTACGCTGACGGATGGTAAGGTCCTAATCAATGCAATGAAATTGTTGTATACggatgatgatgacgagATCGAAATCGTGCGGAGGCGTCAGAACATTGACGAAATACAGACACTCCCCGTTCCATTTTACTCGTTTATGAATGAATTAAGGTCTTCCACTGAACTGCTGCCATCCATCTGCAGACGAATGAACTTCTGGGAAGTGGGCTATCTACAGCTAAGTTCAGGAATTGAATTCCTGTga
- the KAFR0E04450 gene encoding uncharacterized protein (similar to Saccharomyces cerevisiae YJR142W; ancestral locus Anc_4.378) produces the protein MVTVITGKSGKQILIRSKDDIDNSFSFLDVIERVDNLPEDYAISEEFKKNVYYLTTHTGVKIGFVCRFVVQEMKRVNFRLMEKMFTVDETQHEIRFTSDSFETRNEQIASLAHEMCQTSTIEGVKGWRNERYPVWVDKTPYVLVERAAAGILGIVTYGVHINGYLYDSVTGEIKFWVPRRSATKPTWPSLLDNTVAGGIGYPCGVYETVLKEASEEASLKKDMIEENVISTGVVTYLFYQGNTKLEKFNTENSFIVGEVEHTFDLFFPNGTIPTPNDNEVESFKLLTLQQVIDALQNNEFKPNCGLILVDFLIRHGYITAENEPNYIEIVCRMHRKLPFPLLS, from the coding sequence ATGGTTACAGTTATCACTGGTAAAAGCGGGAAACAAATACTTATAAGAAGTAAAGATGACATTGACAATTCCTTTTCGTTTTTAGATGTCATTGAGCGTGTTGACAACTTGCCTGAAGATTATGCCATATCAGAGGagtttaaaaaaaatgtttaCTATCTGACAACGCATACAGGGGTTAAGATTGGGTTTGTATGTAGATTTGTGGTGCAAGAAATGAAACGGGTTAATTTTAGGTTAATGGAGAAAATGTTTACGGTTGATGAAACCCAACATGAGATTAGGTTTACTTCTGATTCTTTCGAGACAAGGAATGAACAGATAGCATCGCTAGCCCATGAAATGTGCCAAACGTCCACTATAGAAGGTGTTAAAGGATGGAGGAACGAAAGGTATCCGGTATGGGTTGATAAGACGCCTTACGTTTTAGTTGAAAGAGCAGCTGCCGGCATCCTCGGAATTGTTACATATGGTGTCCATATAAATGGTTATTTGTACGATTCCGTGACGGgagaaataaaattttgggTTCCGAGAAGGTCCGCTACGAAACCAACCTGGCCATCGTTGTTGGATAATACTGTTGCAGGGGGTATTGGATACCCTTGTGGTGTTTATGAAACTGTTTTAAAAGAAGCATCGGAGGAGGCCAgtttaaaaaaagatatgaTTGAAGAGAATGTCATATCAACCGGTGTGGTGACctatttattttatcaaGGAAACACAAAgttagaaaaatttaatacaGAAAATAGCTTTATTGTGGGAGAAGTTGAACATACGTTCGATTTGTTTTTTCCAAATGGCACCATTCCAACTCCGAACGATAATGAAGTGGAGTCCTTCAAACTCCTTACATTGCAGCAGGTCATTGATGCACTACAAAACAATGAATTCAAACCAAATTGTGGACTAATTCTTGTCGATTTTCTAATCAGACATGGATATATAACCGCTGAGAATGAACCAAATTATATCGAAATTGTATGTAGGATGCACAGAAAGTTACCATTTCCACTTTtaagttga